The following coding sequences are from one Lycium ferocissimum isolate CSIRO_LF1 chromosome 3, AGI_CSIRO_Lferr_CH_V1, whole genome shotgun sequence window:
- the LOC132048749 gene encoding two-component response regulator ORR26-like translates to MHPVFHVSMLKKCVGDLSLVVPADTITVKDGLTNEEIPVDILDRKFRTKEVASVRGYIGSRKGHEITYLHLFEEQAEGVQGVYDEHNPLLAKKAFDTGAYLYLEKPLHEEIVKHLWQFVLREKIQKKKWREGLEENGVQVNVIGHADDIANNNIVGDEEQAGEKNVPNTEEHRNNIHEAENNVVSNGKYKSTRKKGRKSTKETNEGESQSSANKAAVEKVFAEWTIDLHTKFMKVVQQIGEGSCYPLDILKVMNVHGLTKMQVASHLQKCRNNNWRAPDERKSICHLPGQGSSSRSQQRSSFKKFGRMPHLQTNIPSPQQQQRNLDQTQSGPHNTNNIY, encoded by the exons ATgcacccagtatttcatgtatccatgctgAAGAAGTGCGTGGGAGACCtgtcgttggttgttcctgctgaCACTATAACGGTTAAAGATGGCCTAACCAACGAAGAAATCCCTGTGGATATTCTTGATCGCAAGTTCAggactaaggaagtagcctcagtaaG AGGCTATATCGGAAGCCGAAAAGGACATGAAATTACATATCTGCATTTGTTTGAGGAGCAAGCAGAGGGTGTTCAAG GTGTATATGATGAACACAATCCACTCTTAGCAAAGAAGGCTTTCGATACCGGAGCTTACCTTTACCTAGAAAAGCCACTTCACGAGGAAATTGTGAAACACTTATGGCAATTTGTATTGAGGGAAaagattcaaaagaaaaagtggAGAGAAGGAttagaagaaaatggagttcaGGTGAATGTAATTGGTCATGCTGATGATATTGCTAACAATAATATTGTTGGTGATGAAGAACAAGCTGGAGAGAAGAATGTGCCTAATACTGAGGAACATAGAAATAATATTCATGAGGCTGAAAACAATGTCGTATCGAATGGAAAATACAAGTcaacaagaaagaaaggtagAAAAAGTACAAAGGAGACTAATGAAGGAGAGAGCCAGAGCAGTGCTAATAAGGCCGCTGTAGAAAAGGTCTTCGCAGAATGGACAATAGATCTTCATacaaaattcatgaaagttgtgcAACAAATAGGTGAAGGaa GTTGTTATCCACTAGACATTCTTAAGGTGATGAATGTGCATGGTCTTACCAAGATGCAAGTTGCAAGCCATCTTCAG AAATGTCGTAACAACAATTGGAGAGCTCCAGACGAGCGAAAATCTATTTGTCACCTACCAGGTCAAGGATCCTCAAGTCGTTCTCAACAAAGAAGTAGCTTTAAAAAATTTGGGAGAATGCCTCATCTTCAAACAAATATTCCAAGtccgcaacaacaacaacgtaaCCTAGATCAAACCCAAAGTGGCCCAcataataccaacaatatttactAG